The genomic region CATTACTGAATTCAAACCAAATTTAAATAAAGAACCTACTTCCTGATCAACCTGAGCTCTTAAAGAATATCTCTGGAAAGAATCTTCTGGCACCACCGATGTTTCTTTAAAATACCCCATTCCTATATTAAAAGAGCCTTTTTCAGAACCTCCTTTTACGCTAATATCATGAGTTGTTTGAAGTCCGGTTCCGTATAAAAGATCCTGCCAGTCTGTATCATTAGCAAGATCTTCATCGCCACCCAAACCATAAATTGGGCTACCACCCTGATTAGGATGAGCTGCAACATCTGCACGTAATTGGGTAAGTTGCGCTGCATTCATCATTGGATATTTCGCAAACACGTCTTTTACTGCATAGTATGTATTATAAGAAAATGTAGCTTTTTGCCCCTGTCTTCCCGACTTTGTAGTGATAAGGATAACACCATTGGCACCCCGTGAGCCGTAAATAGCTGTGGCAGATGCATCTTTAAGTATATCAAGACTTTCAATATCATTAGGACTGATATCACTTAGACCACCAGAAAAAGGAATCCCATTAAGTACAATTAAAGGATCATTATTACCAGAAAGCGATCGGGTACCACGAATTCGAACCTGCGGGGATGCCCCTGGCCTGGTACTGTTGGTAGAAATATTAACACCAGCGGCACGTCCTATAAGTGCTTCTTGAAAGTTAGCCGTCTTTACTTCGTTTAATTCTTCTCCTTTTACTGAAACCACTGATCCAGTAACAGATTCCCTACTTTGTGTACCATACCCCACCACGACCACTTCGCTCAAAGCTTCGGTATCGTCTTGCATGGTTACGTTAATCTGTGTTCGCCCGTTAACTGCGATATCCTGAGCTCGATAGCCCATAAAGCTATAACTAAGGGTAGCATCTGATGGCACATTATTTAACGTATAGTTACCATCAAAATCGGTTGTTGTTCCCTGACTGGTTCCTACAATGAAAACATTTACTCCCGGCAGTGGTAATCCATCTGCGTCAACCACTTCTCCACTTACTGTTGTATTTTGGGCGTACGCACCAGTAAATACCAACAAGAAAAACAGAAGTGAAAATTTGGGCATCCTGCCCAAACTCCTTACATAGTTAGTAATTTTTTCCTCCATATTAATAAATTTTAAATTAAGAGATTTAAATCATATTAGAATGACAAAAATTAATAGGTTAATTTTTTGATATGATAAATATATTATAAAATTACCAATTACGAAATCGGTTGCGTTAATTTTTATATTCAAAATGACTATAAGCAATGCGATTTATATTTAAATAACTGTAATACAGTATTTTAAAATTTTATAAATAATTTAAAAAGATGGATTATAAGTAAAATTACTCTCCTTTTTCAACTATATAAATTGTTAATATCAACTATAAATAGTAAAAAAATACTTCATTAAAGATTAAATTATAGTTAATGAGGATAAAATATTAATAATGCTTCAATTTTAAGCGTAAAAATTACATATAAAATGAATACGCAATCGGTTGCTTTAAAAATCATGAAAAAGACAATAAAAACTGCGTCTAAAAAATATAAGGAATTACCTGAAGAAAGATTTTGGGTACAGGAGAATAGAATTGAAAATAAAATAGAAGTTATTGGAGTTGATGATATGGAGATTCCACTATTTATATACTACACCAATTTTAATTTATTAAGCGTAAACTGTTGAAGTAAATAAAGCAGATACCCGTATAATGTCCCAAAAATGGCCCCTACAATGATATCACCGGGATAATGAACGCCAAGATAAACCCGACTATAGGCTACAAAAGCGGCCCAAATTAATAAATACCAAATAAGTCCAGGAATTTTCTTTTTAAAAATAGATCCTAAAAAAATTGCTACAGCAAACGTACTTGAAGCATGAGCCGAGTAAAATCCATATTTACCGCAGCGCTCTGCCACGATCCTGGCAAATTGGGTTACGCCTTCCTGCCTGCAAGGACGCGGACGCATAAAAAAGTCTTTAAATACGTTGGCCATTTGATCGGTACAGGTGATTAAGAGTGCAATAAAAATCATTGTGATCACACTATACTTCCAGCCAAATTTCTTAAAAAGAAGGAATAACAGAAAAGCATAAAGTGGGATCGCCATCCATTTATTACTAATAGCAATCCACATCCAATCCCAGGTTGCAGAACCAAGATTGTTTAAATAAAGAAATAATTTGTGATCTAATTCAATTAATTCTTCCATACTTTTTTTATTCCATAATCGAGATTAAATGCTCCGTTACAGTGTGGACACGGTAGCTTTCGAGACTGAGATCGCGATACCTCGAAATTAAAATCATTACTAATAAATACCTTGTGCATGTGCCCAAAAGCACATAACTGGTTTAGTCCTCCTCGTATCTGGATACTTCGCGATCATAAAAGTCATTCGCCTGCTGAATCAAACTTTCGGCTTCATTCGCCAGTTCTTCTTCATCTGCTTTATCAAAATCTTCAAGCCATTCCACCTCATCATTTTCAAGATTAATAATGAAACGGGGGAACTCTGTGTGAATCACAAAAATCGCATCTGAATAGTCGGTATTATCACCCAATAAAAATTTAGGAAATTCCATGGTATATATTTTTAAACAGTTTCGGTTTTAATTTCTTTCGGTTTATTTGCAATCAATTTATGGCTTAAATAATTGAATCTAAAATACAACATTAATGCAGAAGCCGTTAATCCTGCCAGTAAGCCCATCCAGATTCCCATACTTCCCATATTTTCAGCTTTTCCAAAATACCAGGACACCGGAAAACCAATCATCCAGTACGCAACAAAACAAATCGCAGTTGGGACTTTTACATCTTGTAAACCTCGTAAGGCCCCCAGAATTACTACCTGCATTCCGTCACTTAACTGAAATAAGGCCGCTACAATTAATAATTGTGACGATAAAAGTACAACTTCGGCATTGTCTATATAAAAAGTAGGCAACCAGTCTTTCAACAAAATAAAACCTACTGCGAATACAGCTTCAATAATAAAGACAAGTAGGAATACCGACATGGCAATTCGTCTCAAATCTTTATAATGATGTAATCCTTTTTGATTTCCAACGCGTATGGTTGCAGTAACCCCAAGGCCTACCGCGATCATAAAGGTCATCGAGGCTAAATTTAAAGCAATTTGATTTGCTGCCTGCTGATTTGTTCCTAAAAGTCCTGCCAGGAAGACGGTCGCTGTAAAAATAGCTACTTCAAATAACATCTGTAAGGCAGTTGGCAGACCAAGATTTAAAATCTTCTTAAAAATATCTATATTGAATAATTCTTTTTTAGACCAAACGAAGTAGGGTTTAAATTTAGATTTTCGTCTTAAAATTTCCCACACAAACCAAAGCATAAAGAACCTTGAAATCAATGTTCCTATCGCTGCACCTTCTAAACCCAACTCTGGAAAAACCCAAATTCCGTAAATTAATAAATAGTTGAATAATACGTTAACCACATTAGCTAATATAGTAGCATACATTGAATATTTGGTTTGAGATAAACCATCGGCAAATTGTTTATAGGCCTGAAATATCATTAAAGGGAGCATCGAAAAAGCTACAATTTCAAGATAAGGCATAGCATACTCTACTACTTCAGGAGGTTGATCAAGATAATATAAAAGTGGTTTTGCCAGTAATAGCAGTAGAAAAAGAAGTATACCGTTTATACCACAAAGAATAATCCCGTGATGAAAATAACTTCTTCCCTTTTCGATGTCTCCAGAACCATCGGCCTCAGCAATAAGCGGAGTAATCGCAAAAGAAAATCCAATCCCTAAAGAAAGTGCAATAAACACCAAACTATTTCCTAAGGAAACTGCGGCAAGGGGCGCAGCACCTAATCGTCCTACCATTAGATTATCAGCGAGACCAACAAGTACATGTCCCAATTGACCTAACATCACCGGATAGGCTATGTTTAGATTTTTCCTGAATTCTTTTGTGTAATCTGAAAGCTGCAAAACCAAAAATTTAGTGCGCAAAGATAATGGCTTTTATCCGGCTTCAAATTGATTTATCATTAAAAAATCCAATTTAAGAATCTGAAAAATAGAAGATACTTAGTTTTGTTTTCCTAAAATTAATTCTTCATAAGATTTTGCTTTCTGGAGCTCCAGAATCCACTTTACTTCAAACTTGCCATAACCCAAAGTTTTTATTCTTTCAATCATAAAATCTCGAAGATCATCTAATGTTATATATTCATTCGTAGCTTCAAAAATCAATTCTACCTTATAGATATTGGGCAAAAAGAAAAAAAGCTTTCTAAAAATCGATTTTGGTTGTTTTTTGCCTGTGATCTTAAAAATCTTTCCGTGACTATCACAAAACAATTCCTCATTTAAATATTCCTGAAAATAACTTTCAGTATCATTATAGATAAAGGCATCTAAAAGCAAAAAGGAAGTGAGATCTTCCTCTTTGTTAAAATTCGGATTTGATATGTTAATCGCCGGGAACCTTATCAATTATAAACCGTATTTATCTACCAGATAAATTAAAGATGTCATGCTAGCTGCACCTAACTCGAGTTCTCTTTTATTGATTTTATCGAAAGTATCTGTAGCAGCATGGTGATAATCAAAATAACGTTGAGAATCTGGTTGTAAACCCGCTAAAACCGTTCCATCACCTTTAAGCGGACCAATATCTGCACCTCCTTCTCCTTCTTTAAAAATATGTAAATAATACGGTGCAAATAAGCGAGACCAGTTTTGTAGTTTTTCAAGTTGGACATCATCAGCATGAAACGTAAAGCCCCGTGGTGTAAAACCACCCGAATCGCTTTCTAAGGCAAAGATATGATCTTCGCTTTTTTCCCTGGCAACCTCAGCGTATTTTAATCCGCCTCGCAATCCATTTTCTTCATTCATAAACAAGACTACGCGTATACTCCTTTTTGGCTTATACCCCATCTCTTTAAACAGTCGTAATACTTCCATCGATTGTACACAGCCCGCTCCATCATCGTGAGAGCCATCTCCTAAATCCCAAGAATCTAAATGCCCTCCTACAACAATATATTCATCGGGATACTGACTTCCCGTAATTTCTCCAATAACATTATAGCTTTTTACATCCGGATGGGTTTCACAATTCATTTTAAAATAGACCTTAAGATCTTTTTGCAACTTTAAAACCGAGCTTAAATATTCAGCATCCTTAGTACTAATGGCCGCAGCCGGAATTTTTTGATCTTCAGCAATATCACCGTAATACATACTACCGGCATGTGGATATTCATCGATGCTAAGGTTCATCGATCTAACCAGTACACCCACGGCCCCATATTTTGAAGCTTCAGCAGCTCCATTAGCACGTTGATCTACTGCGCCTCCGTAAGCTTTAAACGTATGGATATTTGTAGCATTCATTGGTCGATTAAAAAAGACAATTTTACCTTTAATTTTATTTTCGCCAAGTGCGGAAAGTTCTTCAATGCCCTTCACTTCGATAACCTCAGCTTTGGTTCCTCCTTCAGGGGTAGCAATAGAACCTCCCAAAGCGCAGATATTAACAGGTGTAGCACTTCCCGGAATCGTTTCGATATACGCGTATTCACGAACCCCTCGGGTCCATTTTGGCACCATCACTTCCTGTAGCCAAACCTTATCTAAGCCAAGACTATCCAACTCTTTTTTAGTGTAGTCTACCGCAAGTTGCGCATTGTAGGATCCAGAAAGGCGACCACCGATACTATTGGATAAATGCCTTAACCAATCATAGCTTTTACCATTGGTTAATGCAATGTTATAAATTTCTCTGATTTTTATGGAATCACTTTCTATCGAAGATTGCCCAAAAACCGGCAATAAGAAAAGTAGCAAGAGGGGGAAAAGGATTTTCTTCATCATTGGGATAAATTTAAGCTTAAATTAACTACAAAATCAGTCAATATAAAAATTAAGTGGACTTAAAGCATAATTTGAACTAATGCTAAACAGAAATTAAGAAAGGAAAACTAAAAATTACCATAGCATTACCAAATAAAAAAACCTTTGATTTTTGTTATATTCGCAGTCTAAAAGATCGAATTTTGACTCAGGAAGAAAAAGCAGATATTATTAAAAAAGTGACCATCCTTTTAAAAGAAATCCCATCATCTATGGATGTGGTTAAAAAGGGAGGAAACGAGCACAAAAGATATAAATATCTTGCTGAACACATGGTGAATAAAGCTATTGAAAAAGATGCTCTTATTGTAAGTGAAGATGGAA from Zunongwangia profunda SM-A87 harbors:
- a CDS encoding MATE family efflux transporter; protein product: MQLSDYTKEFRKNLNIAYPVMLGQLGHVLVGLADNLMVGRLGAAPLAAVSLGNSLVFIALSLGIGFSFAITPLIAEADGSGDIEKGRSYFHHGIILCGINGILLFLLLLLAKPLLYYLDQPPEVVEYAMPYLEIVAFSMLPLMIFQAYKQFADGLSQTKYSMYATILANVVNVLFNYLLIYGIWVFPELGLEGAAIGTLISRFFMLWFVWEILRRKSKFKPYFVWSKKELFNIDIFKKILNLGLPTALQMLFEVAIFTATVFLAGLLGTNQQAANQIALNLASMTFMIAVGLGVTATIRVGNQKGLHHYKDLRRIAMSVFLLVFIIEAVFAVGFILLKDWLPTFYIDNAEVVLLSSQLLIVAALFQLSDGMQVVILGALRGLQDVKVPTAICFVAYWMIGFPVSWYFGKAENMGSMGIWMGLLAGLTASALMLYFRFNYLSHKLIANKPKEIKTETV
- a CDS encoding phosphatase PAP2 family protein — encoded protein: MEELIELDHKLFLYLNNLGSATWDWMWIAISNKWMAIPLYAFLLFLLFKKFGWKYSVITMIFIALLITCTDQMANVFKDFFMRPRPCRQEGVTQFARIVAERCGKYGFYSAHASSTFAVAIFLGSIFKKKIPGLIWYLLIWAAFVAYSRVYLGVHYPGDIIVGAIFGTLYGYLLYLLQQFTLNKLKLV
- a CDS encoding M20/M25/M40 family metallo-hydrolase is translated as MKKILFPLLLLFLLPVFGQSSIESDSIKIREIYNIALTNGKSYDWLRHLSNSIGGRLSGSYNAQLAVDYTKKELDSLGLDKVWLQEVMVPKWTRGVREYAYIETIPGSATPVNICALGGSIATPEGGTKAEVIEVKGIEELSALGENKIKGKIVFFNRPMNATNIHTFKAYGGAVDQRANGAAEASKYGAVGVLVRSMNLSIDEYPHAGSMYYGDIAEDQKIPAAAISTKDAEYLSSVLKLQKDLKVYFKMNCETHPDVKSYNVIGEITGSQYPDEYIVVGGHLDSWDLGDGSHDDGAGCVQSMEVLRLFKEMGYKPKRSIRVVLFMNEENGLRGGLKYAEVAREKSEDHIFALESDSGGFTPRGFTFHADDVQLEKLQNWSRLFAPYYLHIFKEGEGGADIGPLKGDGTVLAGLQPDSQRYFDYHHAATDTFDKINKRELELGAASMTSLIYLVDKYGL